A genomic window from Micromonospora ferruginea includes:
- a CDS encoding helix-turn-helix transcriptional regulator, giving the protein MSRTRTERLVNLVICLLSTRRFLTAAQIAATVPGYEHDPDDAKDHEAFQRKFERDKAELRELGVPLETGTASVFDAEPGYRIAHREYALPDIPLEPDEAAAVGIAARLWQHAGLAAAASSGLAKLRAAGIDVDPQATLGLEPMVTVDPAFAPLTAAARDRREVTFDYRVPDRDAPTRRRVQPWGVVCWRGRWYVVGHDLDRAATRCFRLSRVVGTVRATGEPGAYQPPAGVDLISHVARWSGPVERTGRATVLVAPGRAAGLRRWAVESHAGPDGDRLVLPYADADFLAGQVVGYGPDVRVLEPPEVREAVIQRLKEVAARHDELAVTGGVR; this is encoded by the coding sequence GTGTCCCGGACCCGTACCGAACGCCTGGTCAACCTGGTGATCTGCCTGCTGTCCACGCGGCGTTTCCTGACCGCCGCCCAGATCGCCGCGACCGTGCCCGGCTACGAGCACGATCCGGACGACGCCAAGGACCACGAGGCGTTCCAGCGCAAGTTCGAGCGGGACAAGGCCGAGCTGCGGGAGCTGGGCGTGCCGCTGGAGACCGGGACGGCCAGCGTCTTCGACGCCGAGCCGGGCTACCGGATCGCCCACCGGGAATACGCCCTGCCCGACATCCCGCTGGAGCCGGACGAGGCCGCCGCGGTGGGCATCGCGGCCCGGCTGTGGCAGCACGCCGGCCTGGCCGCCGCCGCGTCGTCCGGGCTGGCGAAGCTGCGTGCCGCCGGCATCGACGTGGATCCGCAGGCCACCCTGGGTCTGGAGCCGATGGTGACGGTCGACCCGGCGTTCGCGCCGCTGACCGCCGCCGCGCGCGACCGGCGGGAGGTCACCTTCGACTACCGGGTGCCGGACCGGGACGCGCCGACGCGCCGCCGGGTGCAGCCGTGGGGAGTGGTCTGCTGGCGCGGCCGGTGGTACGTGGTCGGCCACGACCTGGACCGGGCGGCGACCCGCTGCTTCCGGCTGTCCCGGGTGGTGGGCACGGTGCGGGCCACCGGTGAGCCGGGCGCCTACCAGCCGCCCGCCGGGGTGGACCTGATCAGCCACGTGGCCCGCTGGTCGGGGCCGGTGGAGCGCACCGGCCGGGCGACGGTGCTGGTGGCGCCGGGCCGCGCCGCCGGGTTGCGGCGCTGGGCGGTGGAGAGCCACGCCGGCCCGGACGGCGACCGGCTGGTGCTGCCGTACGCCGACGCCGACTTCCTGGCCGGCCAGGTCGTCGGGTACGGCCCGGACGTGCGGGTGCTGGAGCCGCCGGAGGTGCGTGAGGCGGTCATCCAGCGGTTGAAGGAGGTCGCCGCCCGGCACGACGAGCTGGCGGTCACCGGGGGTGTCCGGTGA
- a CDS encoding cation diffusion facilitator family transporter, which yields MAEAEVKTESVGTVVVAGAANLAIAIAKLVAGLISGSAAMLSEAAHSVADTTTEVLLYLALRRGARPADPRHPFGYGKESYVWAFLAALFTFVAGAGFAITHGVTTILVHEHTGSYLTAYVVLAVSFAIESVSLARAVRQVRGESKRWGTTPRRYLRLTADTTVKAVFLEDSAALIGLLLAAAGLTLSHLTGDELWDGIASILIGVLLLVVAAVLARSNISLLVGRAVSERVHRRIEQELAQLPTVDRVDTLMTMVLGPDDILVAAKVDFRDDATGAEIEAAADEAERRLTGEFPEIAYVFLDPTRSRGAGRRARTTQDEPDRPVDQEA from the coding sequence ATGGCGGAAGCGGAAGTCAAGACCGAGAGCGTCGGCACCGTCGTGGTCGCCGGCGCGGCGAACCTCGCCATCGCGATCGCCAAGCTGGTCGCCGGCCTGATCTCCGGCTCCGCGGCGATGCTCTCCGAGGCCGCCCACTCGGTCGCCGACACCACCACCGAGGTGCTGCTCTACCTGGCGCTGCGCCGTGGCGCACGGCCCGCCGACCCCCGCCACCCCTTCGGGTACGGCAAGGAGAGCTACGTCTGGGCGTTCCTCGCCGCGCTGTTCACGTTCGTGGCCGGCGCCGGCTTCGCCATCACCCACGGCGTCACCACCATTCTGGTGCACGAGCACACCGGCAGCTACCTGACCGCGTACGTCGTGCTGGCCGTCTCGTTCGCGATCGAGTCGGTGTCGCTGGCCCGGGCCGTCCGACAGGTACGCGGCGAGTCGAAGCGCTGGGGCACCACCCCCCGCCGCTACCTGCGGCTCACCGCCGACACCACGGTCAAGGCGGTCTTCCTGGAGGACAGCGCCGCGCTGATCGGCCTGCTGCTCGCCGCCGCCGGCCTCACCCTGTCGCACCTCACCGGCGACGAGCTCTGGGACGGGATCGCCTCGATCCTCATCGGCGTGCTGCTGCTGGTGGTCGCCGCCGTCCTCGCCCGCAGCAACATCTCGCTGCTGGTCGGCCGCGCCGTGTCGGAGCGGGTGCACCGCCGGATCGAGCAGGAGCTGGCGCAGCTCCCCACCGTCGACCGGGTCGACACGTTGATGACCATGGTCCTCGGCCCGGACGACATCCTCGTCGCCGCCAAGGTCGACTTCCGCGACGACGCCACCGGCGCCGAGATCGAGGCCGCCGCCGACGAGGCCGAACGGCGGCTCACCGGGGAGTTCCCGGAGATCGCGTACGTCTTCCTCGACCCGACCCGCTCCCGAGGCGCCGGCCGCCGCGCCCGGACCACCCAGGACGAGCCCGACCGGCCGGTCGACCAGGAGGCCTGA
- a CDS encoding DUF3866 family protein: protein MVRWRSGTVTTVRRRWAGAVELDVTLPDGARMRALAYPALVGDPEPGDRVLLNAGALLMGLGTGGYALVVALPDRLPADPPQAGDTRDAGHLVKARYTPLQPILLGVDEEASPHHARLADAETIDGMPVVTADLHSALPAVLAGVHADAPGARVAYLLTDGGALPAWFSRTLAGLAGHLAGTVTVGQAFGGDLEATTLHSGLLAARHVLHADLAIVAQGPGNLGTGTRWGFSGVAVGEAVNAVATLGGRPVGSLRVSGADPRPRHRGVSHHSLTAYGRVALAPAELVVPDGLGEDLAAAVTAALAPLAERHRIVTVPTDGLDAALRASPVGLSTMGRGLDADHAYFLTAAAAGRHAAGLLD from the coding sequence ATGGTGCGATGGCGGTCCGGCACGGTCACGACGGTACGGCGGCGGTGGGCCGGCGCGGTCGAACTCGACGTCACACTGCCCGACGGCGCCCGGATGCGGGCCCTCGCCTACCCGGCGCTGGTCGGCGACCCGGAACCCGGCGACCGGGTGCTGCTCAACGCCGGCGCCCTGCTGATGGGCCTCGGCACCGGCGGGTACGCGCTCGTCGTCGCGCTGCCCGACCGGCTCCCCGCCGACCCGCCGCAGGCCGGCGACACCCGCGACGCCGGGCACCTGGTCAAGGCCCGCTACACCCCGCTGCAACCGATCCTGCTCGGGGTGGACGAGGAAGCCTCCCCGCACCACGCGCGCCTGGCCGACGCCGAGACCATCGACGGGATGCCGGTGGTCACCGCCGACCTGCACTCCGCGCTGCCCGCCGTCCTGGCCGGCGTGCACGCCGACGCCCCCGGCGCCCGGGTGGCCTACCTGCTCACCGACGGCGGCGCGCTGCCCGCCTGGTTCTCCCGCACCCTCGCCGGGCTCGCCGGCCACCTCGCCGGCACGGTCACCGTGGGGCAGGCGTTCGGCGGCGACCTGGAGGCCACCACCCTGCACAGCGGCCTGCTCGCCGCCCGGCACGTGCTCCACGCCGACCTGGCGATCGTCGCCCAGGGGCCGGGCAACCTCGGCACCGGCACCCGCTGGGGGTTCTCCGGGGTCGCCGTCGGCGAGGCCGTCAACGCCGTCGCCACGCTCGGCGGACGCCCGGTCGGCTCGCTGCGCGTCTCCGGCGCCGACCCCCGACCCCGGCACCGCGGCGTCTCCCACCACAGCCTCACCGCGTACGGCCGGGTGGCGCTGGCCCCCGCGGAGCTGGTCGTGCCGGACGGCCTCGGGGAGGATCTGGCCGCCGCCGTGACGGCGGCGCTGGCGCCCCTGGCCGAGCGGCACCGGATCGTCACCGTACCCACCGACGGCCTCGACGCGGCGCTACGCGCCAGCCCGGTCGGACTGTCGACGATGGGCCGCGGCCTCGACGCCGACCACGCCTACTTCCTGACCGCCGCCGCCGCCGGCCGGCACGCCGCCGGCCTGCTCGACTGA
- the pafA gene encoding Pup--protein ligase: MERRIFGLETEYGVTCTYRGQRRLSPDEVARYLFRRVVSWGRSSNVFLRNGARLYLDVGSHPEYATPECDSVTDLVAHDRAGERILEGLLVDAEKRLHDEGIAGEIYLFKNNTDSAGNSYGCHENYLVSRHGEFGRLADVLIPFLVTRQLICGAGKVLQTPRGAVYCLSQRAEHIWEGVSSATTRSRPIINTRDEPHADAERYRRLHVIVGDSNMNEVTTLLKVGTADIVLRMIEAGVVMRDLTLENPIRAIREVSHDITGRRKVRLSSGKEVSALEIQQEYLAKATEFVERRGGDQTAKRVVDLWARVLRAVETGDLDPVAREIDWVSKLKLIERYQRKHDLPLSHPRVAQMDLAYHDLRRGRGLYGLLERRGEVDRVANDPEIFEAKETPPQTTRARLRGEFIRHAQEKRRDFTVDWVHLKLNDQAQRTVLCKDPFRAYDERVERLIASM, encoded by the coding sequence ATGGAGCGGCGAATCTTCGGCCTCGAAACCGAGTACGGCGTCACCTGCACCTATCGCGGGCAACGCCGTCTGTCCCCCGACGAGGTCGCGCGGTACCTGTTCCGGCGGGTGGTGTCGTGGGGCCGGTCGAGCAACGTGTTCCTCCGCAACGGCGCCCGCCTCTATCTGGACGTCGGTTCGCATCCGGAGTACGCGACACCGGAGTGCGACTCGGTGACCGACCTGGTGGCCCACGACCGGGCCGGTGAGCGGATCCTGGAAGGGCTGCTCGTCGACGCGGAGAAGCGGCTTCACGACGAGGGCATCGCGGGCGAGATCTACCTGTTCAAGAACAACACCGACTCGGCCGGCAACTCGTACGGCTGCCACGAGAACTACCTGGTGTCGCGGCACGGCGAGTTCGGCCGGCTGGCCGACGTGCTGATCCCGTTCCTGGTGACCCGGCAGTTGATCTGCGGCGCGGGCAAGGTGTTGCAGACGCCGCGCGGCGCGGTCTACTGCCTGTCGCAGCGTGCGGAGCACATCTGGGAGGGCGTCTCCTCGGCGACCACCCGCAGCCGGCCGATCATCAACACCCGCGACGAGCCGCACGCGGACGCGGAGCGCTACCGCCGGCTGCACGTGATCGTCGGTGACTCCAACATGAACGAGGTCACCACGCTGCTGAAGGTCGGCACCGCCGACATCGTGCTGCGGATGATCGAGGCGGGCGTGGTGATGCGGGACCTGACGTTGGAGAACCCGATTCGGGCGATCCGCGAGGTGTCGCACGACATCACCGGCCGGCGCAAGGTCCGCCTGTCCTCCGGCAAGGAGGTGTCGGCGTTGGAGATCCAGCAGGAATACCTGGCCAAGGCGACGGAGTTCGTGGAGCGCCGGGGCGGTGACCAGACCGCCAAGCGGGTGGTGGACCTGTGGGCGCGGGTGTTGCGGGCGGTGGAGACCGGTGACCTGGACCCGGTGGCGCGGGAGATCGACTGGGTGAGCAAGCTGAAGTTGATCGAGCGTTACCAGCGCAAGCACGACCTGCCGTTGTCGCATCCGCGGGTGGCGCAGATGGATCTGGCCTACCACGACCTGCGGCGCGGCCGGGGCCTCTACGGGCTGCTGGAGCGTCGGGGCGAGGTGGACCGGGTGGCCAACGACCCGGAGATCTTCGAGGCGAAGGAGACGCCGCCGCAGACCACCCGGGCGCGGCTGCGCGGCGAGTTCATCCGGCACGCGCAGGAGAAGCGGCGTGACTTCACCGTCGACTGGGTGCACCTGAAGTTGAACGACCAGGCGCAGCGCACGGTGCTCTGCAAGGACCCGTTCCGGGCGTACGACGAGCGGGTGGAGCGGCTGATCGCGAGCATGTGA
- the prcA gene encoding proteasome subunit alpha, protein MAMQFYASPEQIMRDRSELARKGIARGRSAVVLSYAGGVLFVAENLSSTLHKVSEIYDRIGFAAVGRYNEFENLRRAGVRMADLNGLSYDRRDVNGLALANAYAQTLGAIFTEQSKPFEVEICVAEVGASAEDDSLYRVTYDGSVNDEPGRMAMGGQSEAIAGVLKNEHRPEMSLSEAVRAAMKALSSVGGDGGAARTIAANQLEVAVLDRARVGRTFRRITGAALSALLDGDAEADVAPAPGRAKTPTVPTEEAKKPTTSAGSADLEGNQEDTSGE, encoded by the coding sequence GTGGCCATGCAGTTCTACGCCTCGCCCGAGCAGATCATGCGCGACCGCTCCGAGCTGGCCCGCAAGGGCATCGCCCGGGGCCGCAGCGCGGTGGTCCTGAGCTATGCCGGCGGCGTGCTCTTCGTCGCCGAGAACCTGTCCAGCACGTTGCACAAGGTCAGCGAGATCTACGACCGGATCGGCTTCGCCGCGGTCGGGCGCTACAACGAGTTCGAGAACCTGCGCCGCGCGGGCGTGCGGATGGCCGACCTGAACGGCCTGAGCTACGACCGGCGGGACGTGAACGGCCTGGCGCTGGCGAACGCGTACGCGCAGACGCTGGGCGCCATCTTCACCGAGCAGTCGAAGCCGTTCGAGGTGGAGATCTGCGTGGCCGAGGTGGGCGCGTCGGCGGAGGACGACTCGCTCTACCGGGTGACCTACGACGGCTCGGTCAACGACGAGCCGGGCCGGATGGCGATGGGTGGGCAGTCCGAGGCGATCGCCGGGGTGCTGAAGAACGAGCACCGGCCGGAGATGTCGCTGTCCGAGGCGGTGCGCGCCGCGATGAAGGCGCTGAGCAGCGTCGGCGGTGACGGCGGGGCGGCCCGCACGATCGCCGCGAACCAGCTCGAGGTGGCGGTGCTGGACCGGGCCCGGGTGGGCCGTACGTTCCGGCGGATCACCGGCGCGGCGTTGTCCGCGCTGCTGGACGGCGACGCGGAGGCGGACGTCGCGCCGGCGCCGGGGCGGGCGAAGACCCCGACGGTGCCGACCGAGGAGGCGAAGAAGCCGACCACGTCGGCCGGTTCCGCCGACCTGGAGGGCAACCAGGAGGACACGTCCGGCGAGTGA
- the prcB gene encoding proteasome subunit beta, protein MAAGFDPSGRLPDVFTNAGTSSFTTFLSKAAPEMLPGRRPLPPGMAADLAPHATTIVAISAAGGVVMAGDRRATMGNLIAQRDIEKVHPADAYSLVGIAGTAGIGIELMRLFQVELEHYEKIEGAMLSLDGKANRLASMIRGNLGAAMQGLAVVPLFAGFDLAASDPARAGRIFSFDVTGGPYEETGYDAIGSGSLFAKSALKKRFRAGLSIDDATRLAVEALYDAADDDTATGGPDLTRRIYPVVMTATADGTHRLTDAETAAIAEGVVSGRMENPGG, encoded by the coding sequence GTGGCAGCGGGTTTTGATCCATCCGGGCGTCTTCCAGATGTGTTCACCAACGCGGGGACGTCCTCCTTCACCACGTTCCTGAGCAAGGCGGCCCCCGAGATGCTGCCCGGCCGTCGGCCGCTGCCGCCCGGCATGGCCGCCGACCTGGCGCCGCACGCGACCACGATCGTGGCCATCTCCGCCGCCGGCGGCGTGGTCATGGCCGGCGACCGGCGAGCCACCATGGGCAACCTGATCGCCCAGCGCGACATCGAGAAGGTGCACCCGGCCGACGCGTACTCGCTGGTCGGCATCGCGGGCACGGCGGGCATCGGCATCGAGCTGATGCGACTGTTCCAGGTGGAGCTGGAGCACTACGAGAAGATCGAGGGCGCGATGCTCTCGCTCGACGGCAAGGCCAACCGGCTGGCCTCGATGATCCGGGGCAACCTGGGCGCGGCCATGCAGGGCCTGGCGGTGGTGCCGCTGTTCGCCGGCTTCGACCTGGCCGCGAGCGACCCGGCGCGGGCCGGCCGGATCTTCAGCTTCGACGTCACCGGCGGCCCCTACGAGGAGACCGGCTACGACGCGATCGGCTCCGGTTCGCTGTTCGCCAAGTCGGCGCTGAAGAAGCGTTTCCGGGCCGGCCTGTCGATCGACGACGCGACGCGGTTGGCCGTCGAGGCGCTCTACGACGCGGCGGACGACGACACCGCCACCGGCGGTCCCGACCTGACCCGGCGGATCTACCCGGTCGTGATGACCGCGACGGCCGACGGCACCCACCGGCTCACCGACGCCGAGACGGCGGCGATCGCGGAGGGTGTGGTGTCCGGCCGGATGGAGAACCCGGGCGGCTGA
- a CDS encoding endonuclease VII domain-containing protein, with product MSDLPGASDKLCPQCGRSLPPSAFHRNRRRPDGLAFYCKTCAVARSEASRRKRGIAPQRKAAEPVGDGLKWCPDCEQIKPVDDFPRTTNASGRHSYCKPCHIARGNETKQRPYGGSREYHLRRRYGIGEKEFQELLAEQGGRCAICRRPDPEHLDHDHRTGWVRGILCFNCNGGLGQFKDDLDNLAGAITYLRGTTWQRVLIHPGVFQMCSPTRGRPPSPRS from the coding sequence ATGTCCGATTTGCCGGGGGCTTCGGACAAGCTCTGTCCTCAGTGCGGCCGATCCTTGCCGCCGTCGGCGTTTCACCGTAACCGACGGCGGCCCGACGGGCTGGCGTTCTACTGCAAGACCTGTGCCGTCGCGCGTTCCGAGGCAAGTCGACGGAAGCGCGGGATCGCGCCGCAGCGCAAGGCCGCCGAGCCGGTCGGGGACGGCCTCAAATGGTGTCCGGACTGTGAGCAGATCAAGCCGGTCGACGACTTTCCCCGCACGACGAACGCGAGCGGCCGGCACAGCTATTGCAAGCCTTGCCACATCGCCCGTGGCAACGAGACCAAGCAGCGGCCCTACGGCGGCAGCCGGGAGTACCACCTACGTCGCCGCTACGGCATCGGTGAGAAGGAGTTCCAGGAGCTCCTGGCCGAGCAGGGCGGTCGGTGCGCGATCTGTCGGCGTCCCGATCCGGAACATCTGGACCACGATCATCGCACCGGATGGGTGCGCGGGATACTCTGCTTCAACTGCAACGGCGGTCTCGGCCAGTTCAAGGACGACCTCGACAACCTGGCCGGGGCGATCACATACCTGAGAGGAACCACGTGGCAGCGGGTTTTGATCCATCCGGGCGTCTTCCAGATGTGTTCACCAACGCGGGGACGTCCTCCTTCACCACGTTCCTGA
- a CDS encoding ubiquitin-like protein Pup — protein MAAQEGGQTQSGKSHEEVEEVTAQANPEVAERHAEITEDVDDLLDEIDSVLEENAEEFVRGYVQKGGQ, from the coding sequence ATGGCGGCACAAGAGGGTGGGCAGACCCAGTCCGGCAAGTCCCACGAGGAGGTCGAGGAGGTCACCGCTCAGGCCAACCCCGAGGTTGCCGAGCGGCACGCCGAGATCACCGAGGACGTCGACGACCTGCTCGACGAGATCGACTCCGTCCTGGAGGAGAACGCCGAGGAATTCGTGAGAGGATATGTGCAGAAAGGGGGTCAATGA
- the dop gene encoding depupylase/deamidase Dop: MSVRRIMGTEVEYGISVPGQAGANPMVTSSQVVNAYGARPELNRGGRARWDYEEESPLRDARGFTYSGAAYDPAEALADEDLGLANVILTNGARLYVDHAHPEYSTPEVTTPLDVVRWDKAGERVMAEAARRAATIPGTHPIHLYKNNTDNKGASYGSHENYLMRRQTPFADIVAYLTPFFVTRQIVCGAGRVGIGQDGGQSGFQISQRADFFEVEVGLETTLKRPIINTRDEPHADADKYRRLHVIIGDANLSEISTFLKVGTTALILTMIEEKALGADLGIADPVAELRAVSHDPSLKHLMRMRDGRRLTALDVQWAYLDRVRSFVDDRYGADVDAQTADVLDRWESVLDRLGRDAFECADELDWVAKLRLLEGYREREKLGWGSHKLQLVDLQYSDVRTEKGLYHRLVQRGSMKTLLTDEQTRTAMTEPPEDTRAYFRGRCLDRYASEVVAASWDSVIFDVGRESLVRVPMMEPERGTRAHVGQLFDRCESAKDLLEMLTGG; this comes from the coding sequence ATGAGCGTCAGACGGATCATGGGCACCGAGGTCGAGTACGGCATCTCCGTGCCCGGCCAGGCCGGAGCCAACCCGATGGTCACCTCGTCGCAGGTGGTCAACGCCTACGGAGCACGACCCGAACTCAACCGGGGCGGGCGGGCACGCTGGGACTACGAGGAGGAGTCGCCACTGCGCGACGCCCGCGGATTCACCTACTCCGGGGCGGCGTACGACCCGGCCGAGGCGCTCGCCGACGAGGACCTCGGGCTCGCCAACGTGATACTCACCAACGGCGCCCGGCTCTACGTCGACCACGCCCACCCCGAATACTCCACGCCCGAGGTGACCACGCCGCTGGACGTGGTGCGCTGGGACAAGGCGGGGGAGCGGGTGATGGCCGAGGCGGCCCGGCGGGCGGCCACCATCCCGGGCACCCACCCCATCCACCTCTACAAGAACAACACCGACAACAAGGGCGCCAGCTACGGCTCCCACGAGAACTACCTGATGCGCCGGCAGACGCCGTTCGCCGACATCGTGGCGTACCTGACGCCGTTCTTCGTCACCCGGCAGATCGTCTGCGGCGCCGGCCGCGTCGGCATCGGCCAGGACGGCGGCCAGAGCGGCTTCCAGATCTCCCAGCGCGCCGACTTCTTCGAGGTCGAGGTCGGGCTGGAGACCACGCTCAAGCGGCCCATCATCAACACCCGCGACGAGCCGCACGCCGACGCCGACAAATACCGCCGGCTGCACGTCATCATCGGCGACGCCAACCTCTCCGAGATCTCCACCTTCCTCAAGGTCGGCACCACCGCGCTGATCCTCACCATGATCGAGGAGAAGGCGCTCGGCGCGGACCTGGGCATCGCCGACCCGGTCGCCGAGCTGCGCGCGGTCAGCCACGACCCGTCGCTGAAGCACCTCATGCGGATGCGCGACGGTCGCCGGCTCACCGCGCTGGACGTGCAGTGGGCCTACCTCGACCGGGTCCGTTCCTTCGTGGACGACCGCTACGGCGCCGACGTGGACGCGCAGACCGCCGACGTCCTGGACCGCTGGGAGAGCGTGCTGGACCGGCTCGGCCGCGACGCCTTCGAGTGCGCCGACGAGCTGGACTGGGTGGCCAAGCTGCGCCTGCTGGAGGGCTACCGGGAGCGGGAGAAGCTCGGCTGGGGCTCGCACAAGCTGCAACTGGTCGACCTGCAGTATTCCGACGTGCGGACGGAGAAGGGCCTCTACCACCGGCTGGTCCAGCGCGGCTCGATGAAGACGCTGCTCACCGACGAGCAGACCCGCACCGCGATGACCGAGCCGCCGGAGGACACCCGGGCCTACTTCCGCGGCCGCTGCCTGGACCGGTACGCCTCCGAGGTGGTCGCCGCGAGCTGGGACTCGGTCATCTTCGACGTGGGCCGCGAGTCGCTCGTCCGGGTGCCGATGATGGAGCCCGAGCGGGGCACCCGGGCGCACGTCGGCCAGCTCTTCGACCGGTGCGAGAGCGCCAAGGATCTGCTGGAGATGCTCACCGGCGGCTGA
- the arc gene encoding proteasome ATPase, whose product MARSDDADSRAARWEKEAHDLSTQVAFLQEELALVRRKLTESPRHVRQLEERLAATQAQLARLNENNERLVSTLKEARAQIVTLKEEIDRLAQPPSGYGVFLARHDDGTVDVFTGGRKLRVAVSPSLEVDELSRGQEVLLNDALNIVDAFGFERVGEVVMLKEILAGPDGAPGDRALVVSHSDEERIVHLAETLIGSAIRAGDSLMIEPRSAYAYERIPKSEVEELVLEEVPDVGYEDIGGLQSQIEQIRDAVELPFLHADLFREHQLRPPKGILLYGPPGCGKTLIAKAVANSLAKKIAEREGKERHTSFFLNIKGPELLNKYVGETERHIRLIFQRAREKAGEGTPVIVFFDEMDSIFRTRGSGVSSDVENTIVPQLLSEIDGVEGLENVIVIGASNREDMIDPAILRPGRLDVKIKIERPDAEAAKDIFSKYVLADLPLHADDLAEHGSDPRATVAAMIDAVVLRMYSETEENRFLEVTYANGDKEVLYFKDFNSGAMIQNIVDRGKKMAIKEFLTSGRKGLRLQHLLDACVDEFRENEDLPNTTNPDDWARISGKKGERIVYIRTLVSGGKGAEAGRSIETASNTGQYL is encoded by the coding sequence GTGGCACGCAGCGACGACGCGGACTCGCGCGCCGCACGGTGGGAGAAGGAAGCCCACGATCTCTCCACGCAGGTCGCGTTCCTGCAAGAGGAACTCGCTCTGGTGCGACGCAAGTTGACCGAAAGCCCCCGACACGTCCGGCAGCTCGAAGAGCGGCTGGCCGCCACCCAGGCGCAGTTGGCACGGCTGAACGAGAACAACGAGCGGCTCGTGAGCACCCTCAAGGAGGCTCGCGCGCAGATCGTGACGCTCAAGGAGGAGATCGACCGACTCGCCCAGCCGCCGAGCGGTTACGGCGTCTTCCTGGCGAGGCACGACGACGGCACGGTGGACGTGTTCACCGGCGGGCGCAAGCTCCGCGTCGCCGTCTCGCCCTCGCTGGAGGTCGACGAGCTGAGCCGTGGCCAGGAGGTCCTGCTCAACGACGCGCTCAACATCGTCGACGCGTTCGGTTTCGAACGGGTCGGCGAGGTGGTGATGCTCAAGGAGATCCTGGCGGGTCCCGACGGCGCTCCGGGTGACCGGGCGCTGGTGGTGTCCCACTCCGACGAGGAGCGGATCGTGCACCTCGCCGAGACCCTGATCGGCAGCGCGATCCGGGCCGGCGACTCGCTCATGATCGAGCCCCGCTCGGCGTACGCGTACGAGCGGATCCCGAAGAGCGAGGTCGAGGAGCTGGTCCTCGAGGAGGTGCCCGACGTCGGCTACGAGGACATCGGTGGCCTCCAGTCGCAGATCGAACAGATCCGCGACGCGGTGGAGCTGCCGTTCCTGCACGCCGACCTGTTCCGCGAGCACCAGCTCCGGCCGCCGAAGGGCATCCTGCTCTACGGCCCGCCCGGCTGCGGCAAGACGCTCATCGCCAAGGCGGTGGCCAACTCCCTGGCCAAGAAGATCGCCGAGCGCGAGGGGAAGGAGCGGCACACCAGCTTCTTCCTCAACATCAAGGGTCCCGAGCTGCTCAACAAGTACGTCGGCGAGACCGAGCGGCACATCCGGCTGATCTTCCAGCGCGCCCGGGAGAAGGCCGGCGAGGGCACCCCGGTGATCGTGTTCTTCGACGAGATGGACTCGATCTTCCGCACCCGCGGCTCCGGCGTCTCCTCCGACGTGGAGAACACCATCGTCCCGCAGTTGCTCAGCGAGATCGACGGCGTGGAGGGCCTGGAGAACGTCATCGTCATCGGCGCCTCCAACCGGGAAGACATGATCGACCCGGCGATCCTGCGCCCGGGCCGGCTCGACGTGAAGATCAAGATCGAGCGGCCGGACGCCGAGGCGGCCAAGGACATCTTCTCCAAGTACGTCCTCGCCGACCTGCCCCTGCACGCCGACGACCTGGCCGAACACGGCAGCGACCCGCGGGCCACCGTGGCCGCCATGATCGACGCCGTGGTCCTCCGGATGTACTCGGAGACCGAGGAGAACCGCTTCCTCGAGGTCACCTACGCCAACGGCGACAAGGAAGTCCTCTACTTCAAGGACTTCAACTCCGGCGCGATGATCCAGAACATCGTCGACCGGGGCAAGAAGATGGCCATCAAGGAGTTCCTCACCTCCGGGCGCAAGGGGCTGCGCCTGCAGCACCTGCTCGACGCGTGCGTCGACGAGTTCCGCGAGAACGAAGACCTGCCCAACACCACCAACCCCGACGACTGGGCGCGCATCTCCGGCAAGAAGGGCGAACGGATCGTCTACATCCGCACGCTCGTCTCCGGCGGCAAGGGCGCCGAGGCCGGCCGGTCCATCGAGACCGCCAGCAACACCGGCCAGTACCTCTGA
- a CDS encoding ferredoxin, producing the protein MTDVATDQLQVWVDQDLCTGDGLCVQYAPEVFEFDVDGLAYVKGADGELRLAPGARVDVPEHLRLEVIDSAKECPGECIHVVRGSDGVEVAGPEAED; encoded by the coding sequence GTGACCGACGTCGCGACCGACCAGTTGCAGGTCTGGGTGGATCAGGATCTCTGCACGGGTGACGGGCTCTGCGTGCAGTACGCGCCGGAGGTCTTCGAGTTCGACGTCGACGGCCTGGCGTACGTCAAGGGCGCCGACGGTGAGCTGCGGCTGGCGCCGGGCGCCCGGGTGGACGTGCCGGAGCACCTGCGCCTCGAGGTGATCGACTCGGCGAAGGAGTGCCCGGGCGAGTGCATCCACGTGGTGCGGGGCAGCGACGGCGTCGAGGTGGCCGGCCCGGAGGCCGAGGACTGA